The genomic segment CATgcgcatcccccccccccccccccaaaaaaaagagagagtcgATCGATTGAAATTCACAAGGGACACATCAGAAATAAGATCAAAATTATATGAAGTAATTGATTGCATGAAATCTGTACAGACCTTGGGAAATTGTTGTTCTTGACGGCCTTCTGCCCGTATTTCCTCCACCGGTAGCCGTCGTCAAGGATGTCCACCTGGCTGCGCGTCTGGAACGCGTACCGGGGCCGCCGCTCCTTCTTCTCGCCTTTCTTCTTCCCGACGACAGCCGAACGGTCCGCCTCGCCCGCTGCTCCGGCAGGCCCCGCCGTCGAGTCCCCACGGCCATCTGGCGGGCTTGCACCATCTAAGGAGTTGGAGAGCTCATCCTGATGCTTGGACCCCAGCAACAATCCGTGGCTCGAGCTTCTGTTGCCTGCTTGTGGTTGTACGTGGTGATGATCATGGCCGCTTGTGCCAGAAGCGGTAGCCATGAAGTGGTAGGAGTTGGAGGCAGAAGAAGAGGGCTGTGTTGAGAATAGCATGGGATAATTGCTCTCCATGGCTGTGATAGCTTCAAGTtttagagagagggagggagggatccAGAGGGGAAGCTGAAAGAGTTTTACAAGTTACAACCAGGGTTATATAGAGGAGTCAATGTTAACCCGTCCTCTACTTTGTCTGGTTAACCTTCACTTTGACCGGCCCGTAGACTATTAAAGGCGGCTTCCCTGTGCTCTACATTCCACACAAATCATACATGCGtcatatgagagagagagagggagagagaaatgtTCTGGGTTAGATAGAGAGAGGTAGGCTAAGTTCCCGCGTGTGCGGTTGTCGTAAACAGCACGGAATTTCTAAGGTAAGGGTTGCGGGCTAGATGTGGTGTTGGGTTGGAGTTGGACAAGGAATAGTAGTAGAGTGGCTGCCTCAGCTAGCTCTCTCCCAGCTCGTGGTGGCGACTTGTCCGTGCATGCACGTGAGACTGGGAGAGACAGCCAATCCGCACGAGCGCTATCCTTTGACCATTCCACGGTTATAGGtgcagtgtatatatatattgatgatccTCGCTAATAGGAATAAACTATTATGCGTTCAAACTAGGCGAATACTTGGTCAGATATACGTTGAAAATTGTAATATATGCAACCGTGAATgtgaaaaaagggaaacaaattTTGCGGAGAGATGAGAATTTAATTGGGCAAATCGGATCCCGCAATTTTGATATTCGTTCCAGATTTTGGTATTTTTCCTGCACAGGTACTGG from the Phragmites australis chromosome 19, lpPhrAust1.1, whole genome shotgun sequence genome contains:
- the LOC133900404 gene encoding probable WRKY transcription factor 75, with the protein product MESNYPMLFSTQPSSSASNSYHFMATASGTSGHDHHHVQPQAGNRSSSHGLLLGSKHQDELSNSLDGASPPDGRGDSTAGPAGAAGEADRSAVVGKKKGEKKERRPRYAFQTRSQVDILDDGYRWRKYGQKAVKNNNFPRSYYRCTHQGCNVKKQVQRLSRDEGVVVTTYEGTHTHPIEKSNDNFEHILTQMQIYSGLGSTFSSSHNMFQ